From Coffea arabica cultivar ET-39 chromosome 10e, Coffea Arabica ET-39 HiFi, whole genome shotgun sequence, one genomic window encodes:
- the LOC140015265 gene encoding putative invertase inhibitor, with product MASERNKLTCVTVLMAFFFFNSPTTFAAKPARMVPTEPYKAVTEFCNKRSTSEDREFCIKVLKSHPNSTSAKDNPSLLIIAVDLGIQNLTTTEVYMANLSKDKATNATLVLVLKECIPCYPASIGQLRFIPADMAADPPLASYDALMASDALISCDNSFNARKIADGPVLSRHKIAKAYVQLCVDISMTIH from the coding sequence atggcaTCTGAAAGAAATAAATTGACATGTGTTACAGTGCTGATGgcattcttctttttcaattcacCGACAACATTTGCAGCGAAACCAGCACGAATGGTACCAACTGAACCATACAAAGCTGTTACTGAGTTCTGCAACAAAAGAAGCACAAGTGAAGACAGGGAATTTTGTATCAAAGTTCTCAAATCACATCCCAATAGCACCTCAGCAAAAGATAATCCTAGTCTTCTGATAATTGCAGTAGATTTAGGGATCCAAAATCTTACAACAACAGAGGTTTACATGGCCAATTTGTCCAAGGACAAAGCCACAAATGCAACACTAGTTCTGGTTCTCAAAGAGTGCATTCCTTGCTATCCCGCAAGCATTGGCCAATTGCGATTCATACCCGCAGATATGGCAGCAGATCCTCCTTTGGCAAGTTATGATGCTCTTATGGCTAGCGACGCTTTAATTAGCTGTGACAATTCTTTTAATGCTAGGAAAATTGCTGATGGTCCAGTTTTATCAAGGCATAAAATTGCTAAAGCTTATGTTCAGCTTTGTGTGGACATATCAATGActatccattaa
- the LOC140015266 gene encoding cell wall / vacuolar inhibitor of fructosidase 2-like: MGFSPKLGVTLLVVSLLFVSPTHAAEEEDQAAKSNAVDEFCNQRKTSSDRVFCNRVLNSFPTSASAKDSPALLKIAVALAVTNAKKTRNFIITKSKSKTISPQVKGALQNCSLAYNGSIRQLRLVIQDLDDDPLMVSYDAHIARKQLNKCKETLAKNNMVDNSITSRHQIAIKYARLYEELSLSI, encoded by the coding sequence ATGGGGTTCAGTCCTAAACTTGGTGTGACGCTTTTGGTAGTATCCCTTTTATTCGTTTCACCAACACATGCAGCAGAAGAAGAAGACCAGGCTGCAAAATCCAATGCTGTTGATGAATTTTGCAACCAGAGAAAAACATCCAGTGATAGAGTATTTTGCAATAGAGTTCTGAATTCATTTCCTACAAGTGCTTCAGCAAAGGATAGTCCTGCACTCCTGAAAATCGCAGTAGCATTAGCAGTGACCAATGCCAAGAAAACAAGGAATTTTATCATCACCAAATCCAAGAGTAAAACAATAAGTCCACAAGTGAAGGGAGCCCTCCAAAATTGCAGTTTGGCATATAATGGAAGCATTAGACAATTACGCCTTGTAATTCAAGATTTGGATGATGATCCTCTCATGGTTAGCTACGATGCCCATATCGCAAGAAAGCAGCTAAACAAGTGCAAAGAAACTTTGGCCAAAAATAACATGgttgataattcaattacttCTAGACATCAAATTGCAATAAAATACGCTCGGCTGTACGAGGAGTTGTCCCTTAGTATTTAG